AAAAGACCAAGACCTAAAGGGAGAAGTAGGTCCTGAGGGGAATGGATACCAAGACTGGAAGCCGATACTTTATAACGACGACCACCATCAAATATGAAAAGAACAGAATCAAAATGATTAGACTCAGACAAGAGACTACGCAGCTTTTCACTTTCATTAGAAAATACTAAGACTGAACACATAATGGAGTAAGATAATTATGAAGTCACAAAGGTAGGAAGGAAAACAAGGGAAACAAACACGCACAAGGCCGAATACTTACTCTTCCCTTAGGCATTGTCAAGGGCTCACTATTGTGAACAAACAGGCTAACAGCCGTAGATAAATATATCTACATATGTGAACAAATAAGCTCACAGTTGTGAGCCCTTATACATGATTAGGGGAAAACATAAGAATACCAAAGGATTGACATATAAGATATAAGGAAACGACATATAATATATAAGGGGTTGACGTATGATATATAGGAGAAAAAGGATAAAAACAGCTACTTGAAACCGAAACAAACATAAAATAATAGGCTACACGAAGCAAATAAAGCACAAAAAGCAGTCAACATGGAGTATGTTGACTTATCACAAGAAAATACATATTATACTGATTATAAATGTATTATATATTAAAAGTAAAAATTCAGTATGAGAGTAAAAGTTACTATCAGGGAGATATAAAGTCCTGCTCCCATAGCTGAAACTACGATGAATAAAGGGGTTCAAACGATTTATGAGAGTATGAGGGTAAAATCAAAAAAAACTTTTTATGGGAAATATGATTCAACTTATTTCCGTACAGTTTTACTCAAATTCAACCGCTGATCCATATTATAAAGAAAGAGTAGTCTCTTCCAATAATACAAGCTCCCAACTACGCCATACAATTGTAATCAGTTTCAGTCCACCTTTTGCCTTGGCTCCCGCTACCAATTCGTCTTCACTATAACGAAGTAACTGTTCGCGCGCCTCATCGGCAAGGGTACGTATCTCTTTTTCCGAAGCACCGGCTTTCGCATATTTCACTTCAAGCAGATAGGTAAACGGCGGCATCACGGGAACCGACGGACTAGGCTTGAAGAAGAAATCTGCAAAACCTTTATTCAATTCGTATTCCGGATAGAGTTGATAATAACGGTACATCCCTAAATAAGCAAGCAAAAAACCTTTAATGTGTGCTTCACCCTCAATATATTCACGGATGCGGCTCTGCTCACGTATAGCATCAGCTATAAAATCGAAAAGAGGTTTCCAATCTCCCCGAAAAGCCATATCCTCAAATAGAGCAGCCATCTTGTTCATATCCATCTTAAAGATATTATGTTTGATATATCCTTGAATCAGGAAGTTGAAAAGCTGTTCCCTTACAACTAAATTCGGGACATGCAAGATGGGTCTTCCCACCATATCAACACCTTTAATGGAAAGAAGCCCGAAGTAGAATAACAAAGATTTGAAATTACTGGGATCCGTCATCTCCAATGCAGAAAAATGAGTGACGATATCGGTAGTAATCTCTCCTTGCTCGGCTATTTCCTTTATAACGGAAAAGTTCTCTCCCAATCCGTGGTCAAGCTTTATCAAGTATGTCAGTTTGTTGAAGTCGGTACGGATATTAGGGTCTACAATCTCTTTTGGTTTTTTATGATGAAGAACAAAAGATTTCAGAAAATAAAGTGCCATATCAGAATTGAACATACACTGTTCCAATGTATCTTCACTAAAGCAATAATTGTCATAATTGGGTTTCATCATGGCAATAATTTCATCTACAGATTCTTCAAGAACTCCTTGCTCTTTATAATACGCCAACATTTCACGCAACTCTTTCTCACTAAAGCCAACCAAATCATTGAACCAGGAGTCATTTGTAATGTTCGTTCCGATGTTAAAACCGCTAGTGACATCATCCATCGTTACAGGACTCACGCCAGTGATAAACAATCGCTCAAGAGCAGAGCCGGTTCCTGTAGTAGCGGATTTTATCACGTTGAAGAAGCCGCGGATAAAACCTTCGCCATGCGTTGCTTTCCGATAATAGTCTGTACCGTAAGTTGAAAGAATGGTATTAGTGAAATTATCATATTCATCAATAAGCAAATAAATTCGGATATTTCCTTTACGACTGGCGTAGGTGTTGACTGCCGATAAAAAAGCACCGGGGACTTTTTGGGTATCCTCATCCAAAACATCCCAAATTTCTTTTCCCAACAAATGTTCGTATTTGTATACGAAGTCTTTTATCTTGTTACAACAATGAAGTTTAAACGAGTGCTCTACCTCATTGACATTAGAACTTACTTCAGAAAAATTAAACCGCATGATGAGAAACTTATTATGTAGCCTGGTAGGATGCTGACCTATGTATAAATGCCCGAACAATTCATTAAACTGTTCGACATAACTAATATCGTAATAGGTTTCCAACATAGCCAAAGTCAGACTCTTCCCAAATCGACGGGGACGGATCAGAAACAGAT
The DNA window shown above is from Bacteroides faecium and carries:
- a CDS encoding ATP-binding protein; the protein is MMKQIPYGITDFGRIQKENYYYVDKTMFIEKIEMQPPYLFLIRPRRFGKSLTLAMLETYYDISYVEQFNELFGHLYIGQHPTRLHNKFLIMRFNFSEVSSNVNEVEHSFKLHCCNKIKDFVYKYEHLLGKEIWDVLDEDTQKVPGAFLSAVNTYASRKGNIRIYLLIDEYDNFTNTILSTYGTDYYRKATHGEGFIRGFFNVIKSATTGTGSALERLFITGVSPVTMDDVTSGFNIGTNITNDSWFNDLVGFSEKELREMLAYYKEQGVLEESVDEIIAMMKPNYDNYCFSEDTLEQCMFNSDMALYFLKSFVLHHKKPKEIVDPNIRTDFNKLTYLIKLDHGLGENFSVIKEIAEQGEITTDIVTHFSALEMTDPSNFKSLLFYFGLLSIKGVDMVGRPILHVPNLVVREQLFNFLIQGYIKHNIFKMDMNKMAALFEDMAFRGDWKPLFDFIADAIREQSRIREYIEGEAHIKGFLLAYLGMYRYYQLYPEYELNKGFADFFFKPSPSVPVMPPFTYLLEVKYAKAGASEKEIRTLADEAREQLLRYSEDELVAGAKAKGGLKLITIVWRSWELVLLEETTLSL